The genomic segment AGGCCACAGGCAGACTGACCAGTCCAGAGCTGAGTTCGGCAGGGCCGTGAGTGGGGGCCCCGGGGCACAGGTCAGGGGCGGTGCCTCCAGGGTGGGGGTCGGGAAGGGTGGGCGGGGACCCCAGGGCGGCGATGGGGGTGGCCGGGGCTTTGAAGGTCATGGTGGccctctggggctggggcagggtctGGCACTGACCTTGTAGCAACCGCCGCCTCCTCCTGGCTCCGGGCCCCGTTCAAAGTAAACTTCACTTGGGCCCCAGTGCCTGTGCCAGCTCTGGGCGGCTCCTGGGCCCAGCGTGCCGTCCCCAACAGGATCTGCCCAAGCCCAGCTGTGGCCTCAGCGATCCCTGTGTCAGCCAGCTGGATTCTGGGTGGCGGCGGTGTGGGCAAGCAGGCCCAGCTTCTCCAACAGGAATTCCCCTCCAGGGCAGGGACACCACTCAGGTCCCACCCCTACCAGcctgggccccgcccctccccgcccacccaAGGCCACGCCCCCTtcctcccagggccctgggccaccgttccctgggctgggaagggatGGTCAACACCACCCTGGCCGGGGGCCTCTCCAGGCCTCCCCCCGCTGGGCTGTGAGGGCCAGGGCAGAGCTTGTACAAGGCGGGCAAACAGCTGGCACCCACCGCGTTAGAATCAGGCACCAAAGTGCAGGGCTGAGCAACGGTGCCCCCGTGCCCAGCGCGGTGGGCAATTCCATCCAGACGAGCTGTGGGCCCACCCACCACCTGAGGACCAGGACGCACACGCACAAGGAAGAGCAGGTAGGAAGCAGCCACCCAGAGCCCGTCATTTATTGCTGAGGCTTTCCTGGAGGAGGGCGGGGAAGGTGTGTGCTACTTGGGGTCCGGGCAGGAAGGAGAGCTGACTGTCCTCCAGGCTGGGACTGGTCAGGGCGAGAGGTAACAACGCCCCCCAGCGAGCAGCGGTGAGAGTGGCCGTGGCCAGCGGTGGGATGGCTCCTCCTCAGGCCCACGTCTCAGTCTGAAAACGCAGTGTCCGCTGGAGCCTGGTGAGGTAGGCGGCTGCATCGGGGCCGGAAAGCCCGCCCTCCTCCCGGAAGATGGATGTCAGGGCATCCGACACATCCGCCGGCATGTACTTGGCATTGCTGGAGGGACAGGCAGGCTGGGGCTCAGCATGGCCGGAGTCCCCAGGGGGCGGGCCCCCCACCACCCGCAGCCGGGCTCACCCTGCCAAGTAGAAGTGAGCACCTCGCTGGTCCAGCAGCTCCCACACCCACGGCCCGAGCTCCCGGAGCCGGTGCTGCACGTACACCTTCTGCtcctgcagggtgggggtgggtgagtcTCCGCCCCGGAcgtccctccccgcccccctcacaCCGCCCACCTGCTCCCGGGAGAAGGCCGTGACGAGGGTCAGGCAGCCCCGCGTCTGCAGCTCCTTCCACTCGGCCTCCCAGTAGAAGTCCTGGTCCCGCTGGCGGCAGCCGAAGAACAAGACGTTTCCTGGGGAAGCGCAGGGCCCTCGAGCCTGGACTTGGGCCCTTGAGGCTCAGCCCGGCCACCACCCTGCCCCAGGCTCTGCGCTCACCGGTCTCACCCCGGGCCACTCGCTCCTGGATGGCGGCTCGGAAGGGGGCCACGCCTGTGCCAGGCCCCACCATGATCACAGGCGTGTCGGGTGTCTTTGGGAATGTCAGGCCCCCAGACCGCACCCACAGGGGCACCCGAACAGGTCCTGTTACAGGAGAGAGGCAGCAAGGAGACGCTCGGGGGCCCAgggccctggcccagggctggctGTGGTGCCTGTTGGGGAATGGGGCCCTGGgcgcagccccccaccccagagagcCAGGGTCACCTTGCCCAGGGTCCAGAGACGCCAGCCAGTTGGAGCAGAGGCCCCGGCGGGGCTCCGTGAGGCGTGTCCGGTACTGCACCACGGCCACGAGGATCTGCAGCCTCGAGGGGCGGGCCTGGGGGAGGCCACAGTGAGCGCCCTGCCCTGCTGGGCGACCCGCGCTGCTGGCCCGGCCCTGGCTTCCCCGAGGCCAGCCCCTCACCAGCAGAGAGGAGGCGATGGAGAAGGCCCGTGGCCGGATCAGGGGGATGAGGTCCAACAGGTAGTCCGGGGGGATGGCGCTAGCCGTGTGCGGGAAGTCGCACAGCACCTGGGTGGAGACAGCGTCAGGAGGGCCGTGGTCGGCACGGCCACGTGTGGCTgcggcccagggcccaggcccgTCCGCCCGCCCGCCCCTGCCCACACCTCCAGGACCGTCCTGCGGGGCCGGGTGCAGTACTCGCACAGCTCCTCCTGGCCCCGGGCAGAACTGAACTCCAGCAGCTTCTCCCGCTCCAGCTCATCGGGGGAGAGACAGGCCAGGAGCTCAAAGAAGGAGCGACGGGGCACACTGGTGATGTCCAGGTGCTGGGACACCAGGAGCCGCAcggagcagggctggggcagccGTGCGGGCCAAGGGACACCTGCAGTGGGGACAGGAGGATGTGGGGGGCCGTGGACATGGGGTTGGGCAGCCAGGGTGCCGGGGGCACGGAGGAGGGCACAGCGcacgggcgggggcggcggctgGGACTCACCCGGCTCCCGGGGCTGCAGCGTGAAGTGCTGGTCGGGGTCCAGGCCCAGCGCCTGGCAGAACTGCTGCACGTGGCTGGCCGTGTTCTCGGGCTGGATCAGCACCACGTCTCCAGCTGTAAAGCTGTGGGGGGACACCCAGGACTTGGGGAGGGCCTGCCTGTCGGGGAGGATGCTGGGAGCTCTGGGGAAACTGTAGAGGAAGGAGGCAAGCGGCCAGGGAGGGCTAGGGGGTCCTTGGTCTCCCCTCTCTGGCCGCCGCCTCTGTTCTCTTCCCCTTTGAGCACGTGCTCTGGAAGAGGACCTGCCGACCCCCAGACCACGGCCCCCGCCATGGCCAAGTCCTGCGTGGGTCCCCAGCACCACCCCTCACCTGATCCCAGAGCCTGCCACATCGAACTCCACCAGCCGCACATCCTGGAAGTGTGAGGGGCCGGTGACTCTCTCATTGGTGACCATGGGTGCCAGGAAGGGCTGTAGCTCTGAAGGGGGTCCCTGAGGGTCCGTCCTGGCTACACACAGCTCCTCTGAGCACGTGCTGCGGGTCTCCTGGAGGAACTGCAGGGTGAACTTGGAGGGCCAACTGTGAAGGGGGCGGACCCTTGTCAGACCACTGGCCGGCCTGAATGAATGGCCGAGGGAGCCCCGTGGCCAGGCCAGGCCTCCTGCGCCTGCAGGCGCTGCCCCAAGGCCATACTTACGGGACTCTGGACAGGGTCAGGTCAAGGTCAGAGGGCACAGCATGTGGCCCCAGCACCTTCTCCCACAGGTCACGCAGCCAGGGGTCGATGGCCGCGTCAGGCCTGCAGAGGGCACGTGCATGCCAGTCTGGGGACCCTGTGCCCGGAGGGGCCTGCGGGagggcgccccccgcccccgcccccgccactcACCCCAGCTCGTGCTGGTCATCGGCCAGGCCCACGGGCAGGAGGGCGCTGCCCCCGAGCTGCAAGAGCCGTCGGTACAGCTTCTTGGCCACAAAGTTGAACCTATGGAGAGACGGAGGCTGGCACCAGCCCGGGCCCAAggcaggggcaggaaggaagCGCCCGGCTGGCTGTGCAGGGTGGAGGTTCCCACGTCTTCCTGGGGTCACTTTGCTGGCTCCCTGAAGGACAGCTCCTCCCAGGGCCACTGTCAACAGAAGGGCCGCTCGCCCCTGCTGCGGGTGCACCCACCGGCGGGAGCAGGTGTCTATGCTACGCACGGAACAAAACCCCCAGACTCCTGTAGACGGGGGTCACAACGCCACCCACTTCCTGTCCTTTCCACCGGGATGGCTGCAGGCCTCGGCCTGCGTCTAGCTCTGGAGGCGTCTACACTCACTGACCCTCGCTTCagcccctgtgctacacagtTAGGGTTTTAATACTTCGGGAACCTAATGCCGCGCGTACCCTTGAACACAAAGCCTTCTGTACTTCTCCAGGAAAGAGTGCAAAACAACAGCATTCTCTCCTAGGACACGGCTGTGTTGTGAAACGTTGAAAGAAAAGTAGAGGTGGGCCGTCACACGGCCGTGCCCAGGGAAGTGGTGGCCTCAGGGTGGCTCCCAGGGGCTGGGGTCTTTTGTGCCCACCGCCTGCGCGCAGCTCACTGCTCTCTGTGCTCTTCATGAGCCCACATGTCTCacgaaaaacattttataaaagcgCGGGAGGAGCCAGGTAGGCCTGTGCTGCCTGCTTCGCAGGTGGCTTGGGCTCTGACCCCGGCCGGCCGGCTCCCGCcctgctgccctgcccacctcctgccctgcgAGCCCCGAGGCCCCTGGTCATGGAGGAGGGGCCGGCCAGGGAGGACCTGTGGGACCAGGACACACGGCCAGCGTCACGTCCCAAAGTGGGAGCCAGGAGCTGGGTCACCCGCTCTCTGCCAGGCTGCCCGCGCGCGGCCCCGGGGACAGTGCCCGCGGCCCGCCCACCCCTACTCACTTGGCGTAAGACGAGTCCCCGAGGCCCAGGACAGCAAAGTCCATCTGACAGAGGGAGGCCGACGGCAGGTTCCTCCGGAAGATGAACCTCCAGAAGTTCTGCAGCAGGAGAGACGGGGCTCGAGGCCGCTCCGGCCCCTGGGGCCTGGCTGgtggagggcgggggcggggcgggggccgcacCCTAGACCCCCCCAGGGCACTGCTCTCCTGCTGCTTAACAGTTTGGTTATGAAACCAaaaccattttttattctatcacAGCGGCAAGAAACTTGGGAAAAGGCAGAAAATGGTAAAGGAGAAGCAAGCTGCCCCAGAGCCGGCATCACGGAGCCGGGCTCCGCTCCTTCCCGGCAGAGGGCTCTGGAAGAGGCTAGCGGGGATGCCACCCGGCAGTGACAGCTGCTGGCGCCCCGCTTCGGCCCTCCCAGCGTGCAGGCAGCACAGGCCCCAGCGGCTCTCAGCTCTCAGCCCACTGCCCCAGGCTCAGGCCTCCACGGCCACAGAAGAGGCTCTGGCCTGACATGTCAGACTCCGAGGCTCGCCTTTGGGCCAAGATTCCCACGACTCAGTTGAATTTCCTCTCCTTTGGATGGCCTCTCCTGCGCGCGAAGCTGCCGTCAGGCTGCTCTGtgctcactccccacccccagggcttcGGTCTAACCCCTGTGCCAGCTGAGGTCCCACACCTGCCCCTCTTCCTGGGGCACCCTCACCTCCATGCGTCTGGCCATCCCAGGGGGCCTTACACCCAGACCCCCAAGGTCCGGACCCAAGtccctctccttccctgactGCAAGGTCACCCGCTGGGTGGCCCGTGTTGGAGCACATCCCAttccaggccctgccctggcctcctcGCAGCCGACAGAGGCGCTTCAAACACAGCTCCCCTTCACCTTCGGCCCCTGGTGACCTGAGCCCTGAGACACTGCCCTCTGGGTACAGTCCAGGCTTCATCTTGCCTCCCTTCTGCTTCTTTCCTGGCTGGACAGAGGGACCTGGGGTGGAGGGGTCCTGGCCCTGTCAGGGCACAGTTCTGCCCACTGGCCCTGGGCTGCTCCCTGGCCTTCTCAAGACTTTGCTGCGTGGCCACCGCTGGGGACCACGTCCACTCTGCCTCCTGAGACCCCCTGCTCGCTCCTGCTTAGACCTTGTCTCCCAAAGGCTGTGGAGGCCCCCCAGGACGCTTCCTGAGAAAGGGTCCACGGGAGATGCAGTTCTCACGGCTTGTGTTTGAAAACGCCAGGCCTCCCCGCACACCAACTGGCAGACAGCACAGCACACGTTAGATGAAATCATCTTCCCCAAGAACCCGAAGCTTTGCTCTGAGCTGGTGCAGCGGGGTGACGGCCGCTGAGACGTCAGCGTTCCTCTGTGCCCTGCTCTGTCCCCCGCCAGAAACCTGGGCACTCTCTGCACCCCACAGCTGAAACCCACACGAGACGGGACGGGTGTCAGTGGGGGCCCCGTTCACGCCCCGAGGGCCCTTCCTGGGCACATGGCGGCTCCCGGGCTGGAGACCCGTCCTTCAGTCTTGTTCTTTCCCTGGTAACCCCCTCACTGCTCTTCTGCCCGTTTTGAGGCTGCTGGAATAATCTTGGAATGCTGATATCATCTTTCTTGTTTCCTATCATTTTGGTATGCTTCCCGGGAAACTCTCTCAGCGTCATCTTCGGGTCTGGTGTGATTTTAAGCGTGTGTGCTCAGCTCCAGCTCTGCTCAGGTTGTGCGCGAGGGCGCCGAGCGCGCTCCCTCCTCACAGGCGGAACCTCGGCGGCTCTGCCTCCGCGCCTCTGGGTTCTGCTTGTGCTTCTCTGGGTCCGTGTCGTTCACAGAGGTCTCTCCTCCAGTGTGTGGTCGTCCTCTGTGGTCTATCTGTACTTAAGACGCTCAAAGAAAACCCCACGTTCAGCCTGTCACCAGTGGGgcaaggccctggctgcctgggAGGGCACGCCTGGCCAGTACCCTCAGAGGACCGTGACACGGAGGCTGGGCTCCTCCTGTGCAGTGCGCAGCTGGCCCCGGGCCCCTGGTCTGAGGCTCTCGGAGGCACCTCCAGTCTGTGCTGTTGGGAGCACCCGTCCTGATCCCCTCTGCGGGTATCCAGCCCAGCACTCTGCCCCCTTCACCCACCCTCGTCTCGGTGTGACCGCCACCACCTCCACCCTGCTGGCTTCTGACGTGAGGTCTGCACCTCTGCCCAGCTCACGCGACGGAGGACGTCCTCAGCCACCCCTCCGGCACCCCGCCTCCGCGGCagccaccactcacctcctgccttTGCTCTTCCTACCGCTGCCTCCTCGCCCGCGCCTCGCCCTCCTGCGCTGGGGTCTCCCCCGCCGTCCCCACGCCACGCCTGCTCGTCAACCTCCTGCCTCGTCCCCCCGCCACCAGCATTTAAACAGGCCTGGGTTTCTCCACCTCACAAGTATTCTCTTTTCAGTCCCTtagccccactcacagcaacagcTTTTTTGAATTGTTTAGTATACAGACATTCTCAAAAGCTTCTCTCCCCGAGGCCACCAGCAGTCCCCTGGCTGATAACCCCCAGCAATGCCTCTCCGGCCTCATCGTACTTCATTTCCCTGCACCTTTGTGTGCCAGAGGCCATCCTCTGGAAACAGTCACCTCTCTGCCCTTGACCTTGGAGATGGTGTGTTCCCTCTTCTCGCTGCCGGGTGCACTTTCCTGCCCCTCACAGGCTCTTCTCCACCTTCCGTGCCCTTCGTGTTTTAGGGCGGCTGCCCTGAGGGAGGGAGGTGCTTCCTTTCTCTGGCTTCCACATTTTGGCCACCGCGACACCTGCCTCCACCCAGGCCCCTCACCGGAGCTCCAGGCCAGCTGCGTGGCTGCACCTGGATGATGCCCAGCACCTGGCCTCCCTAAGCTCTTGCTTCTGCGCATGGAACCACCATCCAGCCTAGTACCTGAGCCCAAACTCTTGTCTTGATCCCATCTCCTTTCTCATCTTTGAGACTTGACGCAGGCGTGGCCAGCTCTATCGTCTTAATGTCACGGAGGCGTGTCCGCTTTCCCCGACTCTGCCACCATCCTGGCCCAAGCCTCCAGGTCCTTGGCTGCGTTGCACCCCCACGTCCCCCTGCAGACAAGTGCTGGTTTTGCTAGAATACGAACGTGACCACGCACCCCATGGGCTCCACGGCCCTTCGTTTCAAGTCCACCTGCCTCCTGTGGCTGCTGGGCTCCTTGGGGTCCGACGTGGCTGCCCGCCCCTCTTCTAGCCTCCAACCCCAACTCACTCCTTGGCCCAACCATCCTGAAACTGCTTTCCGCTCACCCCAGAGGCTGGCTGTTTTTCTCCTCTGCAGAAGCTGCTCCCTCTTTCCTGGTGTCTGGTCAGCCTCCACTTATTCTTCGGGACTTAGCTTAGACTCCTTTCTTCCGGAAAGCTCTCCTTGAGCCCCCAGGTTGGGCTAGGTAGCCCTTATTATGGCTCCCATAACATTCGGCAATTTCCCTGGCAGCGTGCATTTCCTGGCATTGTGACTGCCCGTTAAACTCTTGCTTTTGCTATATTTTGAGCTCCATGAGGGTAGAAATGTAACTACTGGGTTCATAGCTGGATTCTCAGCACTAGATTCTACTTGGCATACAGTGTGTACTCAAAAGGTGGTCGAAGAATTGAAGAATGTTCCCTAAAGATCAGTTTTGAAATACACACAAGACCCATACTAGATTCGTATATAGCTCTGGGAAAACACGAGCAGGTAAAGTGGTAGCCTGTGAAGAGTTTATTAGGGTGGACAACCAGAGCCCCCAGCTCCACCCAAAGAACTCCTCCCAAATCCACGGCTGATGTGCAGTAGACATAGGTGGGCAACGATTTACTGTGCTTCTCAGGACTTTCCAGGCAATGAAAACAGGGCGAGGGCGGAGGGCAGGCATCTGAGCTCCTAAGCACAGTAAGCCACTTCAGGTCTGCCTTACCTTCATGTTGTCCGGGGGATCTCCTTGGCCTGTAGTTGCACAAACAAATATCACCACGGGCTCATTAATCAGATTCACCTCAACAAAAAGACACACGTGTAAGGCCTCGGGCTGCAACGGCCAGGCATCCTCCCAGCAGCCTGGCTCCCTCTCCTTCGCTCACGCTGATGGGGCAAAGGGACTTAGCACCCTCGGGCAGCCGGTCTGCCTGCTCTCTTTCAGGCTCCACCCTCCTACCTCGCCCCCTCCTCCGTGTCCTAAGCAGACTGTTGTTTCCAAGCTTTCTCGGCCCCTCAATCCGCCGCAGTGCAAGGGCCGGATCTCAGACAAAACGCGGCGCCCTGGGGTCGAGGGCTTTGGGGGCCGGCGCCCCAAGCCCGCTGGGTCTCCCCGCTCAGACCCAGGGAGCCCTCACCATGGGGTAGGAGTCCAGGGCCTGCACGCGACAGCCGAGCCCCAGGCGCCACGCCTCGCGGCCCAGCCTCTCCGACACATCCTGGGCTGTGCCCGTCTGGCTGCCGAAGAGCACCAGAAGCCGCGTGCTCGGCATCAGGGAGCGCCCCGAGGACCCCTGCACTCAGGGGCGCGACCGGCACTCAGGCAGGCAGCTCCCGCGGGCCCTGGCGGCGGGGACCGGCTCCCACTTCCGACTTCCGGCGTCGGCCGGAAGTGACGCCATTGGGCCGCGCCCGGCGGGGCATGGCGTCCGAGCGAGGCGGGCGTCCGCTGGTGGCCAGTGctggggcccgggcccgggccggGGGAGCGGCGGCGCGCCGGGGCCGAGGGCCGGGGCAGGCGGGGCCGCTCGCTGCCTCTCGCTcgccgcggcggcgacggcggcagGCGCCAGCGAGGCCCGTGGGGAGTGGCGGCGCAGCCCGGCGTGTGGGACGACTGGCCGGGGCCTGGCCCGCGCTCAACCGGCGCGATGCTTTTCTCGCTCCGGGAGCTGGTGCAGTGGCTGGGCTTCGCCACCTTCGAGATCTTCGTGCACCTGTTGGCCCTGCTGGTGTTTTCCGTGCTGCTGGCCCTGCGTGTGGACGGCCTGGCTCCCGGCCTCTCCTGGTGGAACGTGTTCGTGCCCTTCTTCGCTGCTGACGGGCTCAGCACCTACTTCACCACTATCGTCTCCGTGCGCCTCTTCCAGGACGGAGAGAAGCGGCTGGCTGTGCTCCGCCTCTTCTGGGTCCTCACGGTTCTCAGCCTGAAGTTCGTCTTCGAGATGCTGTTGTGCCAGAAGCTGGTGGAGCAGACCCGGGAGCTCTGGTTCGGCCTGATCACGTCCCCTGTCTTCATCCTCCTGCAGCTGCTGATGATCCGCGCCTGCCGGGTCAACTAGCCTCGCAGAGGATAGGCTGGACTGCCGGACCCCGGGCTGAGCTCCCGCATCTGCCGCACCAGGGGAGAGGTCTGGGTCTCAACGGCAGCTTGTGCCCTGCTGAGTGCCcagctttctctttctcagtcaTGTCTGGAATTGTTCCTTCAGCAGGGCTACAGAGAGCAGCCTTGATTCTTAAAATGTATTCCCTCTTATCTCATGCTTTGAATAGCTAATCTTGAATTGAGATCTTGAGCGGATCCCAAGAAGGCCAGACAGTCCTGAACGCCTCTGACAGTTGGAAACTGCAAAGGAGTAAAATGTCCTGATGGACTCTGCGTATTTTCATGGATCCTGGGAAAGTACCTCTTGCGCAAAGGCTGCAAAGCTGAACTCAAGGTTTCCCCTGGCAAGCAGTGCTGACCTGAGAGCTTACTGCCCCATCCCCCCAGACAAGACTTCCTTAGATGCTTGAGCGCTAAAAACTGTAAACCAGCTTGTGTCTCCTCCCCAATGGCACTGGGGAGGATGGGCTTTTTCTTCATTCCAGCCCAGGCAGACAGGAGTATGTTGAATAAGTGTGAGCAGAACCCCATCTGGAGATCTGTTGCCTGAGAAAAGAACTTGCTTTCAAGGCGCTGCTTGGCTACCTATCCCAGCAGATTGCAGTGTCACGACTTTTCCACCACCTGGTGGCCAGCACTGTTAGCGCGCCTGAGACATGTAGGCCGCCCTAAGGGACCAGCGAGACGAACGGGTGCTCTGATGCCTTAGCCATTGAGACCTACACAGGGGAAGCTTGCAGATGGTCTCAGCCCACGCCTGTCGGCCTGAGGGCTTTGGTTTGATGCTAGTCAGGTGCCAAATGAGAACATTTgctgagacaaaaataaaataagagaatgtTTTGCTGAAATGCACAGTGGTTGCCTGACCTTTTGAGGGCGACATGAGGTGAATGCTGAGACGCTCCCTGCTGTGTGGTGTAGCTGGTTACAGAGCTGAGGTTGTAAGGGGGCTGGAATTTGGCTAGAGGGTCCTGGGTAGATGGGGGCGGTTCCGTCAGAGGATCCCTGCTTcctgcctggggagccagggtgaaGACAGCGCAGGGGCAGACCCATGCTGAGGGCCTACCAAGCTGTTTGTGTGACATCAGAGTCTTCATGGGCCTTGCTGATCTGCAGAGCAGGGGTGAGCAGACTGTGGGCTGGGGCCTGTTTGTGTGCTGCCCATCAGCTAAGAAtaacttttacattttcaaagcaTTGTAAAAACAAGAGTGTGACAGAAGGCGAACATGGCCTGCAGTGTACAAGGCCTCTCGGTCTTGGCATGGCGGGCCTTTTGGGTCGGATCGTTGTTTGTCGTGTGTGCGCAGGGGGAGGCGCTGTCCTGAGTGTTGTAGAGTGTTTGGCGtcatccctggcctccactcactccctagatgccagtagcacccctcacttgtgacaaccaaaagtgtctccAGACGTTGCCAGGTCTCCTGGAGGACAAAACTGTCCCTGGTAGGAATCACTgggctaaaatatttactgtctggtcctTCACAGAACACGTTTTTGGACCCTTGTTCTACTGAAGCAGCTGCATGACCGTTGTCCTGGGATGGGTACCGCATGACCTGAACCGTTGAGATGCTTGAGTTGGAGGTTGGTCTAGTTTGTGCCACGGCTACAAAAATGTCTCCTACGCAGGATTGGCGTAACTTGTGTCTAAGCCAGATACAAGCTGACCATTGGGAGTGGGTTTCCtcttaatgttatttttagtttGTGTGTTTTCTTGCTCCCCTGTTGAATTCTGGTGGTTCAGGTTTAGGTGATCCTGTAGGCATAGACGTGGTGAGCACGTGAAGGCTTAGCCTCCTTTGGAAAGGTGATTTGAGGAGAGTCCTGAAGGAACACGGCCtctggaagtctgaaatccagGTTCTTTCCTCCAGCAGAATAGGCAGGGCTGTTAAAGTACCCTTAACGCAGTGGTAGCTGCAGACTGCCGTGGGATAGAAGCTGAGAAGGACCCCGGCGTTGAAACCTGCCCCTGGTCTCCGCAGAGGCCCAGGTGCTCTTGGAGCCTGGGCCCTGAAGGGTTAGTGGTGTGGGAGGCCGTGGTGTCACTCCTGAACATCTGCTGACTGTGGGGCAGGTGATGGAAAGGCAGGTGACATGTGTCCTTGCCCATGCCCACCGacttcccctctctccttggctctgACAGGCCTGGAAGAACGTGGTGGGCACTGTGCAGCCCTCCACAGGGAGTGAGTGTCCTCTTAGCAAGTAGGGAGAGAAGCTGTGCTCTCAGGGTTAGCCTTGGGATAGAGGTGGTTCAACAGATGACTGAAATACACGCCCTGGCTTTTGTGGCCCTGTCTGCGTCAGAGGGATGTGGGCCTGCTTGTGTGCGCGGAGTCCCCTTCCTCTGTAGATGCTCACAGCTCATGCACTCCCGTCCGTGTTTGGTGGGTCCTGGAGAACAAAGTGCGGGTAGAGTGTTTCCACTACTTGTCTGAGCAACGGAGTGGATTCTGGGGGCCGGCACTAGGGATTCCTGAGAAACCGATTCCGCAGCACTGGTTGGGGCTCCAGCATTGGCATCTCCGCTAAGGCCCGCAGGGGACCGAGGACCGCAGGTGGGCAGTCCCTGGACCCGGCGGCGGGAGACCGGCCTGCAGCCAGCACACCACCCGCAGGAGCGC from the Hippopotamus amphibius kiboko isolate mHipAmp2 chromosome 2, mHipAmp2.hap2, whole genome shotgun sequence genome contains:
- the NDOR1 gene encoding NADPH-dependent diflavin oxidoreductase 1 isoform X6, whose translation is MPSTRLLVLFGSQTGTAQDVSERLGREAWRLGLGCRVQALDSYPMNFWRFIFRRNLPSASLCQMDFAVLGLGDSSYAKFNFVAKKLYRRLLQLGGSALLPVGLADDQHELGPDAAIDPWLRDLWEKVLGPHAVPSDLDLTLSRVPWPSKFTLQFLQETRSTCSEELCVARTDPQGPPSELQPFLAPMVTNERVTGPSHFQDVRLVEFDVAGSGISFTAGDVVLIQPENTASHVQQFCQALGLDPDQHFTLQPREPGVPWPARLPQPCSVRLLVSQHLDITSVPRRSFFELLACLSPDELEREKLLEFSSARGQEELCEYCTRPRRTVLEVLCDFPHTASAIPPDYLLDLIPLIRPRAFSIASSLLARPSRLQILVAVVQYRTRLTEPRRGLCSNWLASLDPGQGPVRVPLWVRSGGLTFPKTPDTPVIMVGPGTGVAPFRAAIQERVARGETGNVLFFGCRQRDQDFYWEAEWKELQTRGCLTLVTAFSREQVGGVRGAGRDVRGGDSPTPTLQEQKVYVQHRLRELGPWVWELLDQRGAHFYLAGNAKYMPADVSDALTSIFREEGGLSGPDAAAYLTRLQRTLRFQTETWA
- the NDOR1 gene encoding NADPH-dependent diflavin oxidoreductase 1 isoform X3 codes for the protein MPSTRLLVLFGSQTGTAQDVSERLGREAWRLGLGCRVQALDSYPMVNLINEPVVIFVCATTGQGDPPDNMKNFWRFIFRRNLPSASLCQMDFAVLGLGDSSYAKFNFVAKKLYRRLLQLGGSALLPVGLADDQHELGPDAAIDPWLRDLWEKVLGPHAVPSDLDLTLSRVPWPSKFTLQFLQETRSTCSEELCVARTDPQGPPSELQPFLAPMVTNERVTGPSHFQDVRLVEFDVAGSGISFTAGDVVLIQPENTASHVQQFCQALGLDPDQHFTLQPREPGVPWPARLPQPCSVRLLVSQHLDITSVPRRSFFELLACLSPDELEREKLLEFSSARGQEELCEYCTRPRRTVLEVLCDFPHTASAIPPDYLLDLIPLIRPRAFSIASSLLARPSRLQILVAVVQYRTRLTEPRRGLCSNWLASLDPGQGPVRVPLWVRSGGLTFPKTPDTPVIMVGPGTGVAPFRAAIQERVARGETGNVLFFGCRQRDQDFYWEAEWKELQTRGCLTLVTAFSREQVGGVRGAGRDVRGGDSPTPTLQEQKVYVQHRLRELGPWVWELLDQRGAHFYLAGNAKYMPADVSDALTSIFREEGGLSGPDAAAYLTRLQRTLRFQTETWA
- the NDOR1 gene encoding NADPH-dependent diflavin oxidoreductase 1 isoform X5 codes for the protein MPSTRLLVLFGSQTGTAQDVSERLGREAWRLGLGCRVQALDSYPMVNLINEPVVIFVCATTGQGDPPDNMKNFWRFIFRRNLPSASLCQMDFAVLGLGDSSYAKFNFVAKKLYRRLLQLGGSALLPVGLADDQHELGPDAAIDPWLRDLWEKVLGPHAVPSDLDLTLSRVPWPSKFTLQFLQETRSTCSEELCVARTDPQGPPSELQPFLAPMVTNERVTGPSHFQDVRLVEFDVAGSGISFTAGDVVLIQPENTASHVQQFCQALGLDPDQHFTLQPREPGVPWPARLPQPCSVRLLVSQHLDITSVPRRSFFELLACLSPDELEREKLLEFSSARGQEELCEYCTRPRRTVLEVLCDFPHTASAIPPDYLLDLIPLIRPRAFSIASSLLARPSRLQILVAVVQYRTRLTEPRRGLCSNWLASLDPGQGPVRVPLWVRSGGLTFPKTPDTPVIMVGPGTGVAPFRAAIQERVARGETGNVLFFGCRQRDQDFYWEAEWKELQTRGCLTLVTAFSREQEQKVYVQHRLRELGPWVWELLDQRGAHFYLAGNAKYMPADVSDALTSIFREEGGLSGPDAAAYLTRLQRTLRFQTETWA
- the NDOR1 gene encoding NADPH-dependent diflavin oxidoreductase 1 isoform X4, giving the protein MPSTRLLVLFGSQTGTAQDVSERLGREAWRLGLGCRVQALDSYPMNFWRFIFRRNLPSASLCQMDFAVLGLGDSSYANRVLGENAVVLHSFLEKYRRLCVQGFNFVAKKLYRRLLQLGGSALLPVGLADDQHELGPDAAIDPWLRDLWEKVLGPHAVPSDLDLTLSRVPWPSKFTLQFLQETRSTCSEELCVARTDPQGPPSELQPFLAPMVTNERVTGPSHFQDVRLVEFDVAGSGISFTAGDVVLIQPENTASHVQQFCQALGLDPDQHFTLQPREPGVPWPARLPQPCSVRLLVSQHLDITSVPRRSFFELLACLSPDELEREKLLEFSSARGQEELCEYCTRPRRTVLEVLCDFPHTASAIPPDYLLDLIPLIRPRAFSIASSLLARPSRLQILVAVVQYRTRLTEPRRGLCSNWLASLDPGQGPVRVPLWVRSGGLTFPKTPDTPVIMVGPGTGVAPFRAAIQERVARGETGNVLFFGCRQRDQDFYWEAEWKELQTRGCLTLVTAFSREQVGGVRGAGRDVRGGDSPTPTLQEQKVYVQHRLRELGPWVWELLDQRGAHFYLAGNAKYMPADVSDALTSIFREEGGLSGPDAAAYLTRLQRTLRFQTETWA